In the Methanococcus maripaludis genome, one interval contains:
- a CDS encoding TrkH family potassium uptake protein produces the protein MKIFKKSDISGILHELGILISTIGLIMMVPSFIGIYFHEPFFYFLYPSLFFMIIGLLINKLTKPVSVKLKHAMVISALAWLMASLIGAIPFYFGIEYFGYLDGVFESMSAWTTTGFSIVRDVESLPRTLQFWRSFEQWIGGVGVLAMVISILSKAGASAYYRAEAREEKIMPSTIGTIKKIWHIYLLYTTIGICLLYLSGLNLWGALNICMCGISTGGMSISNQSFPFNNFAKIIMTLIMYIGGVVSFSVHHNVLTGRRVDDIQTKTSIPILFFAAFVITLTSGIDPLDSIFTVVSAMTSTGFSSVKISALTNISIAVLIFVMAIGGATGTTTGGIKLIRLVIMSKGFYYRLKEVVSPGNAIINKKIGKNPLSDFLILDAFIITFAYIIHYLFGTFVLISLGYDPFLSIFESVSLVANMGLSVDIVNHSLHPAAKLMGIFSMWVGRLEILPIYVLIILPLYLKLKDVGKNKIVKKIESYK, from the coding sequence ATGAAAATTTTCAAAAAAAGCGATATTTCCGGGATATTACATGAATTGGGGATATTGATATCGACAATTGGTCTCATAATGATGGTACCTTCTTTTATCGGAATTTATTTTCATGAACCATTTTTTTACTTTTTATACCCGTCACTTTTTTTCATGATAATTGGACTTTTGATAAATAAGCTTACTAAACCAGTTTCAGTAAAATTAAAGCATGCAATGGTTATTTCAGCATTAGCATGGCTCATGGCATCATTAATTGGGGCGATCCCCTTTTATTTTGGAATTGAATATTTTGGATATCTTGATGGTGTTTTTGAAAGCATGTCTGCATGGACTACAACAGGATTTAGTATTGTTAGAGATGTAGAATCCCTCCCAAGAACCCTTCAATTCTGGAGAAGTTTTGAACAGTGGATTGGTGGAGTTGGCGTGCTTGCAATGGTTATTTCGATTTTATCAAAAGCAGGAGCATCAGCATACTACCGTGCAGAAGCAAGAGAAGAAAAAATTATGCCAAGTACGATTGGAACAATTAAAAAAATTTGGCATATCTATTTGTTATACACAACGATTGGGATATGTTTACTTTATTTAAGTGGTTTAAATTTGTGGGGTGCATTAAATATCTGTATGTGTGGTATTTCAACAGGGGGTATGAGTATAAGTAATCAAAGTTTTCCATTTAATAATTTCGCAAAGATTATAATGACTTTAATTATGTATATTGGCGGTGTTGTATCATTCTCAGTACACCACAATGTATTAACTGGAAGGCGAGTTGATGATATCCAAACAAAAACTTCGATTCCAATACTTTTCTTTGCAGCATTTGTAATTACGTTAACTTCGGGAATAGATCCGCTTGATTCGATATTTACAGTAGTTTCTGCAATGACAAGCACGGGATTTTCAAGTGTAAAGATATCTGCTTTAACAAACATTTCAATTGCAGTTTTAATATTTGTAATGGCAATTGGCGGGGCTACTGGAACGACAACTGGCGGTATTAAACTTATACGGCTTGTAATAATGTCAAAAGGGTTTTATTATAGGTTAAAAGAAGTAGTATCCCCTGGAAATGCGATAATAAATAAAAAAATAGGTAAAAATCCACTATCTGATTTTTTAATTCTTGATGCATTTATAATTACATTTGCATACATCATTCACTACCTCTTTGGAACTTTTGTTTTAATAAGCCTCGGATATGATCCCTTTTTATCTATATTTGAATCAGTGTCTCTTGTTGCGAATATGGGTCTTTCAGTTGATATTGTAAACCACTCATTACATCCTGCAGCAAAACTTATGGGGATATTTTCAATGTGGGTTGGAAGGCTTGAAATTCTTCCGATATACGTTTTAATAATCCTCCCGCTTTACTTAAAACTAAAAGATGTGGGCAAAAACAAAATAGTTAAAAAAATCGAAAGTTATAAATAG
- a CDS encoding 2-phosphoglycerate kinase: MTFDENISRILVTDKEYDMPFSKGLLARSLSAAGMKPSESYTLAREIERDLTEQNVLKISKDELRRRVYYTLINRDYEGIGEKYLLWRRVLKKHSIIILVGGSSGVGTSTIAFELASRLGIPSVIGTDSIREVMRRSISKDLVPMLYESSYTAWTALRRSQWEEQDTKGMHLLGFERHVEPVLLGIESIIDRSLTEGTSVIIEGTHIVPGLMGEKYQSMPNVIFLNLTLSSEEIHKKRFTARAKVSDRPLERYLENFEIIKEINQYIVEKSKENNVPVIENVSISETVQKCLEIVTERFSNLTDEPIDSDFY; encoded by the coding sequence ATGACGTTTGATGAAAATATTAGTAGAATTTTAGTAACAGATAAGGAATATGATATGCCCTTTTCAAAGGGTCTTTTAGCGAGATCCCTATCCGCTGCGGGAATGAAACCTAGTGAGTCCTATACTTTAGCACGTGAGATTGAGCGAGATTTAACTGAACAAAATGTATTAAAGATTTCTAAAGATGAATTAAGACGAAGAGTATACTACACACTTATTAATCGAGATTACGAAGGAATTGGCGAAAAATATTTATTATGGCGAAGAGTTTTAAAGAAACATTCAATAATTATTCTTGTAGGTGGATCTAGTGGGGTCGGAACATCTACAATTGCATTTGAGCTTGCATCAAGGCTAGGTATTCCAAGTGTTATTGGAACCGATTCAATAAGGGAAGTAATGAGACGAAGTATCTCAAAAGATCTGGTCCCAATGCTTTATGAATCCTCATATACTGCATGGACTGCACTTAGGCGCTCCCAATGGGAAGAACAGGATACAAAAGGAATGCACTTACTCGGATTTGAAAGACACGTCGAACCTGTTCTTTTGGGTATTGAAAGTATTATAGATAGGAGTTTAACTGAAGGAACGAGTGTTATAATTGAAGGAACCCACATAGTTCCGGGGCTTATGGGTGAAAAATATCAGTCAATGCCAAACGTGATATTTTTGAATTTAACACTTAGTTCAGAAGAAATCCATAAAAAACGATTTACTGCAAGGGCCAAAGTAAGTGACAGGCCACTTGAGCGATATTTAGAGAATTTTGAAATAATAAAAGAGATTAATCAATATATTGTTGAAAAATCAAAAGAAAACAACGTTCCAGTCATTGAAAATGTTTCAATCAGTGAAACCGTTCAAAAATGCTTGGAAATTGTTACTGAACGGTTTAGCAACCTGACTGATGAACCAATCGATTCAGATTTCTACTAA
- a CDS encoding adenylosuccinate synthetase: protein MTCTIVVGGQWGDEGKGKIISYLCKKDNPSIIARGGVGPNAGHTVEVDGEKYGIRMVPTGFPNVNAKLAVGAGVLTDPEVLLKEIQMLEKFNVGERMIIDFRCGIIEEIHKELDKSNEHLSKEIGSTGTGCGPANVDRAMRTLKQGKDVESISKYLGDVSEAVNEALEAGYNVLIEGTQGSLLSLFYGSYPYVTSKDTNAASFAADVGVGPTKIDEVVAVFKSYPTRVGEGPFPTEMSVEEAESLGVVEYGTVTGRRRRVGYFDHELAKKVCRLNGATQIAITCLDKYDNECYGITEYEKLSEKGKAFIKEVEEKVGVKVTLISTGPELTQTIDVRNK from the coding sequence ATGACATGTACCATAGTAGTTGGTGGCCAATGGGGCGACGAAGGAAAGGGAAAAATAATAAGTTACCTCTGTAAAAAAGACAATCCGTCAATTATTGCAAGAGGCGGTGTAGGCCCTAATGCAGGACACACAGTTGAAGTGGACGGAGAAAAATACGGAATAAGAATGGTTCCAACTGGTTTTCCAAATGTTAACGCAAAACTCGCCGTTGGTGCTGGAGTTTTAACTGATCCTGAAGTTTTACTCAAAGAGATCCAAATGCTCGAAAAGTTCAATGTTGGAGAAAGAATGATAATTGATTTCAGGTGTGGTATCATTGAAGAAATCCACAAGGAACTTGATAAATCAAACGAACACCTTTCAAAAGAAATTGGATCAACAGGAACAGGATGTGGTCCTGCAAATGTTGACCGGGCAATGAGGACATTGAAACAAGGAAAAGACGTAGAATCAATTTCCAAATATCTTGGAGATGTTTCAGAAGCAGTGAATGAAGCATTGGAAGCTGGATACAATGTATTGATTGAAGGTACCCAAGGATCCCTCTTATCATTATTCTACGGAAGCTACCCTTACGTTACTTCAAAAGATACAAATGCAGCATCTTTTGCAGCAGATGTTGGTGTAGGCCCTACAAAAATTGACGAAGTCGTTGCAGTATTCAAATCATATCCTACTAGAGTTGGTGAAGGGCCTTTCCCAACAGAAATGTCCGTGGAAGAAGCTGAAAGTCTCGGAGTTGTTGAATACGGAACCGTTACTGGAAGGAGAAGAAGAGTTGGTTACTTCGATCATGAACTTGCTAAAAAAGTATGCAGATTAAACGGAGCAACCCAAATAGCAATAACATGTCTTGACAAATACGACAATGAATGTTACGGCATAACAGAATACGAGAAATTATCTGAAAAAGGAAAGGCATTCATAAAAGAAGTTGAAGAAAAAGTTGGTGTTAAGGTAACTCTTATTTCAACAGGTCCAGAACTTACTCAGACAATTGATGTTAGAAATAAATAA
- a CDS encoding 50S ribosomal protein L11: MAEQVVEILVSGGKATAGPPLGPAIGPLGVNIMQVVQKINEMTKDYDGMSVPVKVIVNTDKRTFEVEVGIPPASALVKKELGITTGSQEPKHQVAGNLTMEQVVKIAKMKQDAMLAYNLKNASKEVIGTCVSVGVNVEGMTPKEAQKAVDAGQFDSYFN, encoded by the coding sequence ATGGCAGAACAAGTAGTAGAGATACTCGTATCTGGTGGAAAAGCAACAGCAGGTCCTCCTTTAGGTCCAGCAATCGGTCCTTTGGGCGTAAACATCATGCAAGTTGTTCAAAAAATCAACGAAATGACAAAAGACTATGACGGAATGAGTGTTCCAGTTAAAGTTATTGTTAATACTGATAAAAGAACATTCGAAGTTGAAGTTGGTATTCCTCCAGCATCCGCGTTAGTTAAAAAAGAACTAGGAATTACAACAGGATCACAAGAACCAAAACACCAAGTTGCAGGAAACTTGACAATGGAACAAGTTGTTAAAATTGCAAAAATGAAACAAGATGCAATGTTAGCATACAACTTGAAAAACGCTTCAAAAGAAGTTATTGGAACCTGTGTATCAGTTGGAGTAAACGTTGAAGGAATGACTCCAAAAGAAGCACAAAAAGCAGTCGATGCAGGACAATTTGACAGCTACTTTAACTAA
- a CDS encoding transcription elongation factor Spt5 — MIFAVRTTTGQEKNVAESLASKAEKENLEVFSILATEDLKGYILIEAANKGALDDLVRKSFKVKGIVPGETSVSELDHLLTPTKIIEHIDKGDIVELVGGPFKGERARVTRVDKHKEEVTLELIDAAVPIPITVGVEQVKIVSKQD, encoded by the coding sequence ATGATTTTTGCAGTAAGGACCACTACGGGTCAGGAAAAAAACGTTGCAGAATCTCTTGCTTCAAAAGCTGAAAAAGAGAACTTGGAAGTATTTTCAATTTTAGCAACTGAGGATTTAAAAGGATACATCCTGATCGAAGCTGCTAACAAAGGGGCATTAGATGACCTCGTTAGAAAAAGTTTCAAGGTAAAAGGAATTGTTCCTGGAGAAACCAGCGTAAGCGAACTCGATCACTTGTTAACACCAACAAAAATTATCGAACATATCGACAAAGGAGATATCGTTGAATTGGTTGGAGGTCCGTTCAAAGGTGAAAGGGCAAGAGTTACAAGAGTGGACAAACACAAAGAAGAAGTTACGCTTGAATTAATTGATGCAGCAGTACCTATTCCGATAACTGTTGGCGTTGAACAGGTTAAAATTGTATCCAAACAGGATTAA
- a CDS encoding protein translocase SEC61 complex subunit gamma: MAKEKTTNSEMPNSKLHATLNNLKDFLHQCRRVLMISRKPTRQEYLTISKVTGLGICLLGFVGFIIHVPITYLKGLIKP, translated from the coding sequence ATGGCAAAAGAAAAAACTACAAATTCTGAAATGCCCAACTCAAAGTTACATGCGACATTAAATAATTTAAAAGACTTTTTACATCAATGCAGAAGAGTATTAATGATTTCAAGAAAGCCAACAAGACAGGAATACTTAACCATTTCTAAAGTGACGGGTCTTGGAATATGCCTTCTTGGTTTTGTCGGGTTTATAATACATGTACCAATCACGTATTTGAAAGGATTAATAAAGCCATAA
- the ftsZ gene encoding cell division protein FtsZ → MKFLKNIAQTDFLEPAPEQLSEVDRELLELIEQSKARITVVGCGGAGNNAINRLIAESIEGARIIAVNTDAQQLVKTHADQKVLIGKNLTKGLGAGGNPVKGEESAKENSEEVKKAIQDSDLVFVTCGLGGGTGTGSAPVVAEISKKIGALTVAVVTLPFSMEGKVRMSNAIAGLNKLKEVADTIVIIPNDKLLEIVQNVPLRTAFKVADEVLMNSVRGMVELVNNAGDIHVDFADVRAVMNNGGIAMMGIGESDSEKRAREAIQIALNSPLLCVDVDGATGALIHITGPEDMSLEEAKEIVSTVSDRLDEKATIIWGTTIDETLENSLRVLLIVTGTKSTGDYTIDVTKKRYLIDIPKI, encoded by the coding sequence TTGAAATTCTTAAAAAACATAGCACAAACAGATTTTTTGGAACCTGCTCCAGAACAGCTTTCCGAAGTAGATAGAGAATTGCTTGAATTGATAGAACAGTCAAAAGCAAGAATTACGGTTGTAGGTTGCGGTGGCGCAGGAAACAATGCAATAAATAGATTGATCGCAGAAAGCATCGAAGGTGCAAGAATCATTGCAGTAAACACAGATGCACAGCAGCTCGTAAAAACTCACGCAGATCAGAAAGTTTTGATTGGTAAAAACCTCACAAAAGGACTAGGTGCTGGTGGAAACCCTGTTAAAGGTGAAGAATCTGCAAAAGAAAATTCAGAAGAAGTTAAAAAAGCAATTCAGGATTCAGACCTCGTATTTGTAACTTGTGGACTTGGTGGAGGAACTGGAACAGGTTCAGCCCCGGTAGTTGCAGAAATTTCCAAAAAAATTGGTGCTTTAACAGTTGCAGTTGTTACATTACCATTCTCAATGGAAGGAAAAGTTAGAATGTCAAATGCAATTGCAGGTCTTAATAAATTAAAAGAAGTTGCAGATACTATTGTTATCATTCCTAACGATAAATTGTTAGAAATTGTTCAAAATGTTCCATTAAGAACTGCTTTCAAAGTTGCAGACGAAGTTTTAATGAACTCAGTTAGGGGAATGGTTGAACTCGTAAACAACGCAGGAGACATTCACGTGGACTTTGCTGACGTTAGGGCAGTAATGAACAACGGCGGAATTGCAATGATGGGTATTGGTGAGAGTGACTCTGAGAAGAGAGCAAGAGAAGCAATACAAATCGCATTAAACAGCCCGCTCCTCTGTGTTGATGTTGATGGCGCAACCGGTGCATTAATCCACATAACGGGTCCTGAAGACATGAGCCTTGAAGAAGCAAAGGAAATCGTTTCAACTGTTTCAGACAGACTAGATGAAAAAGCAACGATTATTTGGGGAACTACAATCGATGAAACACTCGAAAACTCATTAAGGGTATTACTTATCGTTACAGGTACAAAATCAACTGGTGACTACACCATCGATGTAACGAAAAAGAGATACTTAATAGATATCCCAAAAATCTAA
- a CDS encoding DNA topoisomerase IV subunit A, whose translation MITSEERNLAAKKLLKLANDMYEDIIRGKRPKITFPIRSLANAKFDAEKGTFAILGKEKDRMLTVNQAKIFAQTIKMMEFSKELLDTNDFSTLREAYYVSKNWGEARFDDQQPSNGVIEDIEAASEYLREDLGFIPEEDGAAVIGPLQIVDRAADGSEIKIDCTKLGSGAYNIPNDVTKLEFNTKADFILAIETAGMFARLNAEEFWSKHNCILISLKGVPARATRRFIKRLNEEHKLPILVFTDGDPYGYLNIYRTLKVGSGKAVHLADKLAVPEARLIGVTPQDIVDYELPTHPLKDHDVKRLKDGLKNDDFVRSFPEWQKALNQMADGKVRAEQQSLAKYGLKYVVEEYLPAKIEDQKTWLP comes from the coding sequence GTGATAACCTCAGAAGAGAGAAATTTAGCGGCCAAAAAATTACTGAAACTTGCTAACGATATGTATGAAGACATCATACGAGGAAAAAGACCTAAAATCACCTTCCCAATAAGAAGTCTCGCAAATGCAAAATTTGATGCTGAAAAAGGAACTTTTGCGATACTTGGAAAAGAAAAAGATAGGATGTTAACAGTAAATCAGGCAAAAATATTTGCCCAGACTATCAAAATGATGGAATTTTCAAAAGAACTACTCGATACAAACGATTTCTCAACTCTAAGAGAAGCTTATTATGTCTCCAAAAACTGGGGTGAAGCAAGATTTGATGACCAGCAACCATCAAACGGAGTTATTGAAGATATCGAAGCTGCTTCAGAATATTTAAGGGAAGATTTAGGATTTATCCCTGAAGAAGATGGTGCAGCGGTTATCGGGCCGTTACAAATCGTTGATAGAGCTGCAGATGGTTCAGAAATTAAAATTGACTGTACAAAACTTGGAAGCGGTGCATACAACATTCCAAACGATGTTACAAAATTAGAATTTAATACAAAAGCAGATTTCATTTTAGCAATAGAGACCGCAGGTATGTTTGCAAGGTTAAATGCTGAAGAATTTTGGTCTAAACACAACTGTATATTAATCTCTTTAAAAGGGGTTCCTGCAAGGGCGACTAGAAGATTTATCAAAAGATTAAATGAAGAACACAAATTACCAATTTTAGTATTTACGGATGGTGACCCTTACGGATATTTAAACATCTACAGGACTTTAAAGGTAGGAAGTGGTAAAGCAGTTCACTTAGCAGACAAATTGGCAGTTCCTGAGGCTAGACTTATCGGTGTAACTCCTCAAGATATTGTTGATTATGAACTTCCAACTCACCCATTAAAAGATCATGACGTTAAAAGGTTAAAAGATGGTCTTAAAAACGATGATTTCGTTAGATCATTCCCTGAATGGCAAAAAGCACTAAATCAGATGGCTGATGGTAAGGTAAGGGCAGAACAGCAGTCTTTGGCAAAATACGGTTTGAAATATGTTGTTGAGGAATACTTGCCAGCAAAAATTGAAGATCAAAAAACATGGCTTCCATAA
- a CDS encoding CAP domain-containing protein produces MVEEPVVDKNSLIEQYILEYTNMERSSYGLDELILDSKLSQISQAHSDDMVENNYFSHTNLDGETPTDRAIAAGYNVVKYLGDGYYSTGIGENIAKMPTGNVLGIGYVSDDAESIAEAIVDAWMDSPGHRANILNSQYTNMGIGVSFDGTYYVATQNFY; encoded by the coding sequence GTGGTAGAAGAACCAGTGGTAGATAAAAACTCATTAATTGAACAGTATATATTAGAATACACCAATATGGAACGCTCTTCATACGGACTCGATGAGTTAATATTGGATAGTAAATTAAGCCAAATTTCACAAGCCCACAGTGATGATATGGTAGAAAACAATTACTTTTCCCATACAAACTTAGATGGTGAAACCCCTACAGATAGGGCAATTGCTGCTGGCTACAATGTTGTAAAATATCTCGGAGACGGGTATTACTCAACAGGAATTGGCGAAAATATTGCAAAAATGCCTACCGGTAACGTACTTGGAATTGGATACGTTTCAGATGATGCTGAAAGTATTGCAGAAGCGATCGTGGATGCTTGGATGGACAGTCCTGGCCACCGGGCAAATATTCTGAATTCCCAATACACCAACATGGGTATCGGCGTATCTTTTGACGGTACGTATTATGTTGCAACCCAAAATTTCTATTAA
- a CDS encoding 2,3-bisphosphoglycerate-independent phosphoglycerate mutase, with protein sequence MKAVIFIMDGLGDRPNKDGNTPLKEAKTPIMDKMAKDGICGLMNAVDVGVRPGSDTAHLAILGYDPYTTYTGRGPFEACGVGVTVKPGDIAFRCNFSSVDENFIVTDRRAGRIENTSELEKELDGLKIDDVEIIFKESGGYRAALVLRGPGLSDRISDADPKKEGKRVKEIHPLDDSKEAKKTAEIVNRLLKIAYEKLDKHPVNEERRKQNLPVANMIVPRGVGQVPEIMPFTEKTGLKGACIAGTGLIKGIAKMVGLDVIDVEGCDGTPNSDLMAKACAIVETLKNYDFILVNVKGADEAGHDGNYELKKEIIERIDEMLDYITKNISKDEVYFVISGDHSTPIEEMDHSADPLPIVIWGKSVRVDDVEKFDEFSTHKGGLNWIKGTNIMPILMDLMSIAKKYGA encoded by the coding sequence ATGAAAGCGGTTATTTTTATTATGGACGGGCTTGGAGATAGGCCTAACAAAGATGGAAACACTCCGTTAAAAGAAGCCAAAACTCCAATAATGGATAAAATGGCTAAGGACGGAATTTGTGGACTTATGAATGCTGTTGATGTTGGAGTTAGGCCCGGAAGTGACACTGCACACCTTGCAATTTTGGGCTACGACCCATACACAACATACACTGGAAGGGGACCATTTGAAGCGTGTGGTGTTGGAGTTACCGTAAAACCAGGAGACATTGCATTTAGGTGCAACTTTTCTTCAGTTGATGAAAACTTCATTGTAACAGATAGGAGAGCTGGAAGAATTGAAAATACATCAGAACTTGAAAAAGAACTTGATGGATTAAAAATTGATGATGTAGAAATTATTTTTAAAGAATCCGGTGGATACAGGGCTGCACTTGTATTAAGGGGCCCTGGTTTAAGTGACAGAATCTCCGATGCAGATCCTAAAAAAGAAGGAAAAAGAGTAAAAGAAATACATCCTCTTGATGATTCAAAAGAAGCTAAAAAAACTGCCGAAATTGTTAACAGATTGTTAAAAATTGCTTATGAAAAATTAGATAAACACCCTGTAAATGAAGAAAGAAGAAAACAAAACTTGCCTGTTGCAAACATGATCGTTCCAAGAGGTGTTGGACAGGTTCCTGAAATCATGCCGTTCACTGAAAAAACCGGACTTAAAGGAGCATGTATTGCAGGAACCGGACTTATCAAAGGAATTGCAAAAATGGTTGGTCTCGATGTTATCGATGTTGAAGGATGTGATGGAACTCCAAATTCTGACCTTATGGCAAAAGCCTGTGCAATTGTAGAAACCCTTAAAAATTACGACTTTATACTCGTAAACGTAAAAGGCGCAGATGAAGCAGGGCATGATGGAAATTACGAACTTAAAAAAGAAATAATCGAAAGAATCGATGAAATGCTCGATTACATTACAAAAAATATTAGCAAGGATGAAGTCTACTTCGTAATTTCGGGAGACCATTCAACCCCGATTGAAGAAATGGACCACTCCGCAGATCCGCTACCAATAGTAATCTGGGGAAAAAGCGTTCGGGTTGACGATGTTGAAAAATTCGATGAGTTCTCCACGCATAAAGGCGGATTGAACTGGATAAAAGGAACAAATATCATGCCCATTTTGATGGACCTAATGAGTATTGCAAAAAAATATGGTGCTTAA
- the twy1 gene encoding 4-demethylwyosine synthase TYW1: MIPEQIHNILRKQHYQLKDHSGVKLCGWVRKSFLEGKECYKSKFYGINTHRCVQSTPSVAWCQQSCIFCWRVLPKDLGLESFESPEWKEPEIVAEDILNMHKTIITGYKGILDRIGEEKYLEATKPKHVALSLSGEPTMYPYIDELIEVFHKKGMSTFLVSNGILTDVIEKVNPTQLYISLDAYDLESYQKICGGTKENWESILNTLDILDSKKRTCIRTTVIRNINDNILKFKELFERANSNFIELKSYMNVGYSRNRLNLDDMVKQFELLDMGKLLEENSIFEIEDDSPESRVVLLTNKNRKINPKIDFGF; encoded by the coding sequence ATGATTCCAGAACAAATACACAATATTTTGAGAAAACAACACTACCAGTTAAAAGACCATAGCGGGGTAAAACTCTGCGGTTGGGTTAGGAAATCTTTTTTAGAAGGAAAAGAATGCTACAAATCGAAGTTTTATGGTATAAACACTCACAGGTGCGTTCAAAGCACTCCTTCAGTTGCATGGTGTCAGCAATCATGTATTTTTTGTTGGAGAGTTCTTCCAAAAGATTTGGGATTAGAATCTTTTGAATCTCCAGAATGGAAAGAGCCTGAAATCGTTGCAGAAGATATTTTAAACATGCACAAAACCATTATAACTGGTTACAAGGGAATTTTGGACAGGATTGGTGAAGAAAAATACCTCGAAGCAACAAAACCAAAACACGTTGCACTCTCTCTTTCAGGGGAACCTACAATGTATCCGTACATCGATGAATTAATCGAAGTATTCCACAAGAAAGGAATGTCCACATTTTTAGTTTCAAACGGGATTTTAACAGATGTAATCGAAAAGGTAAATCCAACACAGCTCTATATTTCCCTTGATGCATACGATCTGGAAAGCTACCAGAAAATATGTGGTGGAACAAAGGAAAACTGGGAATCCATATTAAATACTCTGGATATTTTGGACTCAAAAAAACGAACATGCATCAGAACCACGGTTATTCGAAATATCAATGATAATATTTTGAAATTTAAGGAATTATTCGAAAGAGCAAATTCAAACTTTATTGAATTAAAATCGTACATGAATGTAGGATATTCAAGAAACCGATTAAATCTTGATGACATGGTAAAGCAGTTTGAACTTTTGGATATGGGTAAACTCTTAGAAGAAAACAGCATATTTGAAATTGAAGACGATTCTCCAGAAAGCAGGGTTGTTTTACTTACCAACAAAAATAGAAAAATTAATCCAAAAATAGACTTTGGATTTTAA
- a CDS encoding molybdopterin-guanine dinucleotide biosynthesis protein MobB — translation MIRVIGVIGRKDTGKTSLIADILKNLNGMSVATVKNSHMDLDVDSPNTDSYKLKQFADTSVFVTSKGSAFYYDRMHLKEILAKLDCDLVIVEGFKEDLIELNIPKILVTEGGRGAELKDSQTIMVIDDFKYDIDEVTAQVLEKAIVPTYNLNCGHCGYNCKGFANKLASGEVNWNKCVMSTALKLIVDGRTIPVNPFVSDIIKNTLKGIVGTLKGTENPETISIKIEKK, via the coding sequence ATGATAAGAGTAATAGGTGTAATCGGAAGAAAGGATACTGGAAAAACAAGTTTAATAGCCGATATCCTCAAGAACTTGAATGGCATGTCTGTTGCGACAGTTAAGAATTCACACATGGATTTAGACGTTGATTCCCCAAATACAGATTCATACAAGCTAAAACAGTTTGCAGATACCTCTGTTTTTGTTACAAGTAAGGGCTCTGCATTTTATTATGACAGGATGCATTTAAAAGAAATCCTTGCAAAACTAGACTGCGACCTTGTTATTGTGGAAGGTTTTAAAGAAGATTTGATCGAATTAAATATTCCAAAAATACTTGTAACTGAAGGGGGACGGGGCGCTGAATTGAAAGATAGCCAGACCATAATGGTCATTGATGACTTCAAATATGATATAGATGAAGTTACAGCTCAGGTTCTTGAAAAAGCTATAGTTCCAACGTATAACCTAAACTGCGGTCACTGCGGATACAACTGCAAGGGTTTTGCGAACAAGTTAGCCTCGGGCGAAGTTAACTGGAACAAGTGCGTTATGTCAACAGCATTGAAATTAATAGTTGATGGCAGAACAATCCCGGTAAATCCATTTGTTTCCGACATTATTAAAAATACACTAAAAGGGATTGTAGGAACACTGAAGGGTACGGAAAACCCTGAAACCATTTCAATCAAAATTGAAAAGAAATAA
- a CDS encoding metalloregulator ArsR/SmtB family transcription factor, with product MAMEEYKYEYMAEVFKAFADPTRLMILELLSENESMCVCKIIDELKKPQPTISHHLNILKKSGIIKARKEGTWNHYYIVNPKVREMISIMGGIVD from the coding sequence ATGGCTATGGAAGAATACAAATACGAATATATGGCTGAAGTTTTTAAGGCGTTTGCTGATCCTACTAGATTGATGATTTTAGAGCTTTTAAGTGAAAATGAAAGCATGTGCGTATGTAAAATTATTGATGAATTAAAAAAACCTCAGCCAACAATTTCCCATCACCTGAACATATTAAAGAAGTCTGGAATCATTAAAGCCAGAAAAGAAGGTACATGGAACCACTACTATATTGTAAATCCTAAGGTAAGGGAAATGATATCTATTATGGGCGGAATTGTAGATTAA